From a region of the Arachis ipaensis cultivar K30076 chromosome B09, Araip1.1, whole genome shotgun sequence genome:
- the LOC107617179 gene encoding uric acid degradation bifunctional protein TTL-like — MRLELEQFGRKYRRKFGFVFITSTDKKLSHQILQEVKTRYENPLSVELDITSREEFILIERKLAQLWEHLSRENTRETPKETGEVVQDSMQKENVMKDDSSKRLFLL; from the exons ATGAGGCTG GAATTAGAGCAATTCGGAAGAAAGTACCGCAGGAAATTTGGCTTTGTGTTCATAACAAGTACAGACAAGAAACTGTCTCACCAAATACTGCAGGAGGTGAAG ACACGATATGAGAATCCTCTTTCTGTAGAACTTGATATTACGTCTCGGGAGGAATTCATTCTTATAGAGAGAAAGCTTGCACAACTTTGGGAGC atttatctcGAGAGAATACTCGAGAGACTCCAAAAGAAACAGGGGAGGTGGTTCAAGACTCGATGCAGAAAGAAAATGTTATGAAAGACGATAGCTCCAAGAGGTTGTTTCTACTATAA